In Terriglobales bacterium, the genomic window TTAGAAGCTTGGTGGCTTAGCAGCTCGTTTTGGCCGAGTGCCGAATGCCGAATGCGGCTATCCGCTGCCGCTGTTTTAGCTGGAAGCTGGTAGCTGGCAGTCCGCCGTGTCTGCGTGATCCGTGCCATCCGTGCGATCCGTGTCGTGTTTTGACTTTCCTCTTGCATTTCGCTAGAAGCTAGCAGCTAGAAGCTAGCAGCTTCTTCTAACTATGCCGCGACTCACGCTTCTTACACTCCTCGCGCTCGCCATCGGCGCGCAATGCCAAACGCAGTCCAACCACACCTACACGCTTAAGGCAACTCCGAAAACGGTAGCGTGGGGATACTACGACGCGAAAGCCGAGCCGGTTCTGCACATCAAGTCCGGCGATACCGTCGTCTTCGAGACCCTCCTCACCAACAGCCCCACCGGACTCGAAAAAGCGGGGCTCCCTCCTGAGCAGGTGGAGCAAAATCTTCGCGACATCTATAAGGAGATCACGACGCACGGTCCCGGAGGCCACATCCTGAACGGGCCGGTGTACATCGAAGGCGCCGAGCCTGGAGACACGCTCGAGGTCCACATCCAGAAGATCGAGCTCGCCATTCCTTATGCGTACAACGGATTCCGCTACGGAGCCGGCTTCCTCACTCAGGATTTTCCCTACGCCCGCACCAGGATCATCCCACTCGATCGCGAGCGCATGGTGGCGCGCTTCGCTCCGGGCGTCGAGGTTCCACTGCATCCGTTCTTCGGCAGCATGGGAGTAGCTCCGCCGGAGTCCTACGGACGCATCAGCAGCGCTCCGCCTGCCATCCACGGAGGCAACATGGACAACAAAGAACTGGTCGCCGGTACAACGCTCTATCTGCCGGTACACGCGCGCGGCGCACTGTTTGAAATTGGCGACGGACACGCCGGACAAGGCAACGGCGAAGTGGACATCACCGCCCTGGAGACTTCCCTGATTGGGACACTGCAGTTCGTCGTGCGCAAAGACCTGAAAGTGAAATATCCACGCGCCGAGACTCCTACCCATTACATCAGCATGGGCTTCGACGACGACCTCAGCGAAGCCACGCGGATCGCCGTGCGCGAAATGATCAGCTTCCTGGTGGAGGACAAACACCTCACCCGCGACGATGCCTACATGCTAACCAGCGTCGCCGGCGACGTAGATATAACCGAGCTGGTCGACGGCAATAAAGGCGTCCACGTAATGCTCCCAAAGTCGGTGTTCGTGAAACAGTGACGGGTTTCGCCGTTGTTCCCGCCGTAGCGGGAGATCGGTAGCCGGCAGCCGTTTTTTTGTTGCTGTTGTTTTTCGGGTTTGGCTAGGAGCTAGCAGCTTAGAAGCTCAGCAGCTTTCTCCGGTGACAGCCTACGGATTTATCCGTAGGCGAGGCTTCAGCCTCGTTAGAAACGTTGCTTTTGATTTGCGGCTTCAGCCGCGGCCCGCTTTAGCGATTTGAATGTGCAATGCTCGAGAAACCAAGACCCGCGGCTAAAGCCGAAAATCTTTACGTACGCGCAAGACGGGGCTGAAAGCCCCGCCCACGCATAAATGCGTGGGCTCCACCAAACGGATCGGGTCTTTTTTTGCTTACTTTTCCTTAACGATGTAATCCGTGTCGCGTTCCGTTTTGGTATGGCAGTGGCCGAGTGCTGAATGCCGAATGCCATTTTTCTAATTTTTGTACGCTTTGTCGCACAGCTGCAGCGTGCACATGCTTCCATGCTCTACGAAAATGCCGATTTCCGGCACTTTTCGGTGAATCGGTTCTAATTTTTGTACGGATTTCGTGACAAGACGGTTTTCTTCGCACAATTCCTGGGTAGCTTGCGAATCCCTGTTCGGCTTGAGCGCACCTTCTTCCTTTTTGGGATCTGATTCACACCAGCGGGCTGGCTGGCAAAGCTCATTAAGCTTTTCTTCCTTCTAACGTGCGCTTCGGAGTAATTAGAGCGGGAAATATTACTTTCCTATTGACACCGGA contains:
- a CDS encoding acetamidase/formamidase family protein gives rise to the protein MPRLTLLTLLALAIGAQCQTQSNHTYTLKATPKTVAWGYYDAKAEPVLHIKSGDTVVFETLLTNSPTGLEKAGLPPEQVEQNLRDIYKEITTHGPGGHILNGPVYIEGAEPGDTLEVHIQKIELAIPYAYNGFRYGAGFLTQDFPYARTRIIPLDRERMVARFAPGVEVPLHPFFGSMGVAPPESYGRISSAPPAIHGGNMDNKELVAGTTLYLPVHARGALFEIGDGHAGQGNGEVDITALETSLIGTLQFVVRKDLKVKYPRAETPTHYISMGFDDDLSEATRIAVREMISFLVEDKHLTRDDAYMLTSVAGDVDITELVDGNKGVHVMLPKSVFVKQ